The sequence below is a genomic window from Bacteroidota bacterium.
AAATACTAACCGCGAAGTAACGCCAAGTAAAGCGCAAAGGTACGCAGAGTTAATATTCTTTTTACTTTGCGAATAACTTTGTGACCTTTGCGGTTAAAAAACAAAGTTGTCATAGGTAGAACCAAGTTTTTACGAAAAAAACTTACTCCTAGTTATTACTGTTGTTACTTTGATTATCCAGTTTACCAAATACATCTTTCAAAATCTGAGTAACCCTTTCCTTAGGGTCTTTTCTGATCAGTTTTTCTTCGTCTTCAATTTTTACAAATACACCGTCAAGTGCTTTTTCGGTAACGTGCTTGCTAAGATCAGTATTTGTCTTTTTCCATCCCAGCATGCTTCCGCCCATATCAACTGCTTTGTTGTATTTATCGGCGAGCAATGTCCAGGAGCTGTTGGCCGAAAAACCTAAGCCTAAGTCCTTATTCATCACCAAATCAACATCAGGCTTGAATTCGCTATATAGTTTGTTGTACGATTTGTTTTTAAGATAAACTGTAGCGGCATTATCTTCACCGAACAAAATTGCTTCGGCATCGGCAAAAGTTATTTGCGAAACAGCATCGGTGAAAATAGGAGCTGCCTTTGCTGATGCTTCCTCGGCAACTCTGTTCATCGATAAAATTACATCGTCAATTTGTTTCGATATACCTGTCGACTTCAAAAGATAATGATCTTTATTATCATAAATAAATTTGGCTTCTTCGGGAAGGTAGATTTTAATCAGCTCATCTTTGAAAAAACCGTCTGTTTTATGCAGTTGCGCAACAGCAGTTCCTGTACCTCTGTTTAAGGCGGCTTTCAACCCTGCAGCTATATCAACTGATTCGGAAGGCATATTCATTACAATTTCGTTTGAAGCGTTTACTACTTCCTGCATGATATCGCATGACACGGATAAAGAACTAACCGATGCTATAAGTATGTATTTGTTTATCTTATTCATTTTATATGTGTAAAGAGTGTTTTTTATATGATTTTTTAACGTTGGCAAAAATGTGTAAATAAGTTGAATGGGGCAAAGTATTTTTATTAAAAAGTGGTTTGACTGTATAATTAATATGATGTTATCACGATAAGAAAAATAAAAAAGATTATACCCTGCAATACATTTTATATAATCTGTTTTTTTAGTTAAAAGAATTTCATTTCATTGATAAAAACGGAATAATGGATAATAGGTTTAAACAGCTTATTATGAAATGATTTTTATAATTCACCTTTTTCTTTTGTCTAAATTTCTTGTCGAATTTAGGCTGATAAGGTTACAGTATTGCTTATGCGGGGCTGTGGCTTTTTTTATTCAAGAATTATAAATAATTAGCGGTTTTCATGATTTGCTTCGCTTAATTCTTTCTTGATTAAGGCAAAAATCTGTAATTTTCTTTTACGGAAATTCTACCTGACAAATGGCATTACTTATTCATACCCCGATATTCTTTAGGGGAAAACCCAAATTTTCTAAAAAATTGATTGTTAAAATTAGAAAGACTGTTATAACCGCTTTCGTATGCAATAACTTCGATATTATTATTTGTTTCAAGTAATAACTGGCAGGCCTTGTTTAATCTTACATCAGAAACATATTGCGAGAATGTTTTAGTTGTTCTCTTTTTAAAATATCTGCAAAACGAATTTGGTGTAAGGTTGGCAATATCCGAAATAGTTTCAAGCTCGATCTTACTGTGGTAATTCTCCGAAATATATTCGATACATTTATTTAAACGGTTTTCATCTCTGTTTGCTTCGGAGTGTTTTAGATTTCCAAGCGATAGCGAATCGTATTCTTTTATTTCCGATAGCTTCCTCAAAAGGTTAATCACTTCCGAAAATCTTTCAAATCCCTTCTTTTTCGATATACTTAGTATACTATCCTTAATCGAAAAATCTTTGTCATCTCTGTACAAAATACCCTTTTCCGATTTTGCCAACATGTTTTTTATTTCAGTGAATTCGGGGAGACTAAAAGTAGCCTTAAGCAGTTCAGAGTTATTTACGAATAATACTATTCTTTCCGAAATTTCATCCTCCGAATTATTTTTATCTCTTTTCCATACATGAGGAATATTCGCTCCTACAATAACAAGTTCTCCTTCATTGTAATTAGAAATATTATCACCAACTATTCTTACCCCGCTACCTTTTATAGTATACATGATTTCAATTTCAGGATGGAAATGTAATGGCACATTGTAGTGACTCTTATGAGAGTGTACAGTGAAGAAAGTGTCATGGGATATACTTTCCAGATTCTGATATATAGCATCCATAAATCACGCAATTAGTAAACTAAAGAGTGCAAAATTAACAAGATATTCATTCTAAGAAAGTAAAAGGCGGTAAAATACAGGTGTAAAATGAATAAATAGAGAAATCGATCTTAGGCCATTGAATATACTTTTGACAAAAAATATTACATTATGAGTGAAATAATAAAACCTTACGATACAGAAGTATCTTATTTGAATGATAAGATTCAGGGAAAAGCAGTTAATTTCTTAACCAGAAACTTCGATAACATCAAAGATATTTTCGAAGATGCTTCATCTTTAACTGAAGAAGATAAAGCTAAGATTGCTTATGAAGTAGAATCGTTCTTGCCGGAGGAAGAAGGAACAGAAGGCGGATTATTCTTCGGAATGACTCGTTTAATGCCGGGGAAAGTAGGAGAGGAGTACAACATGACTAAAGGTCACTTCCACTCAAAAATAGCTACTGCTGAGTTCTATTGGGGAATCGAAGGAGAAGGACTTTTATTATTGATGGATGAAAACAGAAAGGTAAGTGCTCAGAAAGTATATCCGGGAAGTCTTAACTACGTACCTCGTAATATCGCTCACCGTATGGTAAACGTTGGTGAGAAAGTTTTAGCATTCGGAGCTTGTTGGCCATCAGATGCGGGTCACAACTATGGGACAATTGCAACTGACGGATTTGCTGCTAAAGTAATAGAGCAGGATGGTAAACCTGTAATTATCAAAAAAGACTAAGCAATGGAAACTTATATTGGAATAGATATAGGAGGAACACGTATTAAGATCGGTGCGATTATTAATGACGAGTTAATGGATTCGAAAATTGTAGATGTTGAAAGCAAAAACAAATTCGAATCTATGATTGAATCTGTAGAGGTAGCAATCGATGAGATTTGTGCTAATCTAAACATCTCTGCAAAGGAGGTTGCCGGTATTGGGGTAACATTCCCTGGAATTGTTGATGCAAAACAATCGAAAGTAATAGCTACAAACGACAAATACGATTCGGCAAAAGCCTTCGACTGGAAAAAGTGGGTAGCAGAAAAATATAACAACTGTTCATTCTATATCAACAACGATGCAAAACTTGCAGCAGTTGGAGAATGGAAGTACGGAGCAGGTAGAGGCACTACCGATATGGCTATGATCACTCTTGGTACAGGAGTAGGATCGGGTGTTATATCCGACAATAGAATGTTGGGTGGTAAGCACGGACAAGCCGGTAATCTTGGAGGTCACCTTACTGTTAAATTCGACGGAGATACTTGTAGCTGTGGAAACAAAGGTTGTATAGAGGCTCAGGCATCAACTGATGTATTAGAGCGTTTGTACAAAGAGTATTCAGAAGGAAAAGACAGTTCTCTAGCGAAAGAAGAGAAAGTAGATTTTAAAGCCATTTTCACACACGCGGCAGAAGGAGATTTAGTAGCATCAGAATTACGCGATTATTGTATGAATGTTTGGGGAGCAGGAGTTGTAAACCACATTCACGCATACGATCCCGAAGTAGTTGTTTTAGGTGGAGGTATTATGAATTCTAAGGATGTAATATTACCACACATCAAGGGTTATGTCGATGCTTATGCGTGGACTCCATGGAACGATGTGAAAATTGTTGAAGCAAGTATGTTAGACAATGCAGCTGTATTTGGAGCAGTTTACATGTGCAAAAATCAATAGAATTAAAAAATAAGAAACCAAAAAGTACTCTGATGGGTAAATATTTAGGAAATAGAAAGCCGAATTACGATAAAACTCCGGCTGTAATTATAGAGAGGGAAAACAAAAGTTTGATCCTTGGATGGAACGACATCGTTGAAAACTTAAAAGCTGATTTAGCTAAAGTTGAGAAGTCAAACCAAGTATTAGTACTTGATACTTATCAGGGTGTTTATGATGAGGAAATCATAGGAGCTGTTAAGGGAATTGAGCACTCTCTTTTCATTAACGCTGCCGATTTAATGATGAGCGCAGAGGAAGTTGATACATTAGTTTACCCTGATGTTACTGACGATGCTATCTTTGGTTACCTTACTCGTTTAAAGATCGAGAAGTTCTTTAACGAAGAAAAAATCGCTGAAGCAAAAGCTCAGATCGCTGCTGCAGAAGGAACAGTTATCGTTTATGGTATCGGTGCTGCTTTAGCTTGCGATACTCCTGATTTATTGGTTTACGCTGATATGGCTCGTTGGGAAATCCAAATGAGAATGCGTAAAGACGAAGTAAACAACTTCGGTGTTGAAAACAATGAGCTTAAATTTGCTCTACAATATAAACGTTCGTTCTTTGTTGACTGGAGAGTAATAGACCGACACAAGAAAACATTAATGAACAAGTGGGATTACGTACTTGACACAAACAAAGCTGAGGAGCCAAAAATGCTTTCCGGTGATGTTTTAGCTTCAGGTATGCAAAAAGCTGTTGAAACTCCATTTCGTTTGGTACCTTTCTTCGATCCGGGACCATGGGGAGGACAATGGATGAAAGAAGTAGTTGATCTTGATAAAGATTCTGAAAACTACGCTTGGTGTTTTGATTGTGTTCCTGAAGAGAACTCATTGTGTTTCCAGTTTGGAGAGCACCAATTCGAAATTCCATCTATCAACCTTGTATTCGACAAGCCTGCTGAATTGATGGGAGCAAAAGTTCACGGACGTTTTGGAGATGAATTCCCAATTCGTTTCGATTTCCTTGATACAATGGGAGGTGGTAATTTAAGTTTACAGGTTCACCCTTTAACTGAGTACATCCAGCAGGAATTCGGTATGCACTACACACAGGATGAGTCGTACTATATGTTGGAAGCAGAAGAAGGAGCAAATGTTTACTTAGGTCTTAAAGAAGGAGTTAATCCACAAGAAATGCTTAATGATCTTAACCATGCACAGGAAACAGGAGAAGAATTTCCTGCCGAAAAGCATGCCGGAATGTTTCCTGCTAAAAAGCATGATCATTTCCTGATTCCCGCAGGAACAGTTCACTGTTCAGGTGCCGGATCAATGGTGTTAGAGATTTCTGCTACTCCATATATCTTCACTTTCAAACTTTACGATTGGGGAAGAATGGGACTTGATGGAAAACCAAGACCGATCAACATCAAACACGGTGAAAAGGTTATCGACTGGAACAGAACTGAAAACTGGACTAAAGAGCACCTTGTTAACGCTATTACTCCAATCGCTAAAGGAGACGGATGGGAAGAAGAGAAAACAGGACTTCACGAGAGAGAATTCATCGAAACCCGTCGTCACTGGTTTACAAAAGAAGTTCTTCACAAGCGTACAGGAAGTGTTGATGTAATTAACCTTGTTGAAGGTCGTGAGGCTATCATCGAATCTCCAACAGGTAAATTCGAACCATTCGTAGTTCACTATGCCGAGACGTTTGTATTACCGGTTGAAGCCGGAGATTATACAATCCGTCCTTACGGTGAAGCTGAAGGAACTAAGTGTGGTACACTTAAAGCATTTGTTCGTACAGAAGCGTAAATATTAGTTGCTGGTTTCTGGTTACTTGTTTTTTTATTAGAAAATGAGTAACCGAAACCAGAAATTATTAACAATAACTGTTGTTTGTGCGCAGGATATAACCGGTAACCAACAACAAGTAACCAGAAATAAGAAACTAGAGACATGTCAAAAATGGTAGATCCGGGATTTGGAATAAAGCCAACGGTAAATCCTATGGGGTTTGAATATGCCGAAGGAGTATTTGGTCCGGAAGTAGAAAACAGAACTATCGATTCTATTCGTCAGAGTTTAAAAGACCCAAATTGCGAAGGACCGGAAACGGTTTATTCTATCGCAATGGACGTAGGTAAAGAAGAGCACAAATCAACTTTAGATGAGCTTCACTTACTTTACGGAGTAGTAACATATGCAGCTGGAAGCTTAGGTGTTGAGCCTATTCGTTCGCAGGGACACATTCACAAAAAATCTCCATTAACTCAGTGTTCAACTCCTGAGGTTTATGAAATTTGGAGTGGAAAGGCTATCATCTACATGCAAGAGTATGCAGAGGATAATCCGGGAAGATGCTTCGCCGTTGTTGCCGAGCCGGGAGAAGTTGTTATCGTTCCGCCAAACTGGGCTCACGCTACAATTAGCGCAGATCCTACTCAGCCATTAACTTTTGGTGCATGGTGCGACCGTGAATACGGATTTGAGTACGATGGAGTACGTGCACACAAAGGAATCGCCTGGTTCCCTATGTACAACGAAAACAACGAAATAGTTTGGGAAGCAAACAACATGTACGAGAAAAGCGAATTAATCGTTAAGTCGCCACGTGAGTATGCTGATTTGAACATTGTAAAGGGTGAGCCTATCTACAAAACTTTCGAAAACGACAACCGTGCATTCGACTACGTAGTAGATCCAAAGTTGAAAAAAGAAGTTTGGGAAAACTATATACCGTAGTAGTGTGTTGTTTGTGTTTTTTTGAGAAGGCTGCTTTTTTTTAAAGTTAAAGTAAGAACGACTCTGTATTTTTGAGGGACTTTATTATTCTCACCATGTTAATTGTTTAAAGTTTTACCATGTTCATTACTGAGAATTTTCAGATATGCTTTTAATATAACATATACAGTTTCAAAATGTTATTGTAATTCCTTTTCTCATATTATTAATATGCCGTAACTTCATGTTTGTAATATGTAAAACAGTGAAAATGAGGTGGCTTAGGTATTTGTTGAAAATAATAATGAAGCTTCTTTGGAAACTATTCAGGAAAAAGTATAAAGAAGAAGATGTTGAAGAAGATCTTTCAGGAATACGCTTATTAATAATTTCGTTTGTATCTATAATTACAGGAATTGTTTTAACGCTTGTTTACTTTTATAGGTTTCACGGTAAAATATCAAGCGATCTGAATGTCTGGAATACATTTTCTTCTTATTTCACATTGGTGGCAATAATGTTTTTTGGTGCTTTTATCATGTTACTGCTTTATTATATTTCTGTCGGTCAAAAAG
It includes:
- a CDS encoding DUF4197 domain-containing protein, with amino-acid sequence MNKINKYILIASVSSLSVSCDIMQEVVNASNEIVMNMPSESVDIAAGLKAALNRGTGTAVAQLHKTDGFFKDELIKIYLPEEAKFIYDNKDHYLLKSTGISKQIDDVILSMNRVAEEASAKAAPIFTDAVSQITFADAEAILFGEDNAATVYLKNKSYNKLYSEFKPDVDLVMNKDLGLGFSANSSWTLLADKYNKAVDMGGSMLGWKKTNTDLSKHVTEKALDGVFVKIEDEEKLIRKDPKERVTQILKDVFGKLDNQSNNSNN
- a CDS encoding AraC family transcriptional regulator, which encodes MDAIYQNLESISHDTFFTVHSHKSHYNVPLHFHPEIEIMYTIKGSGVRIVGDNISNYNEGELVIVGANIPHVWKRDKNNSEDEISERIVLFVNNSELLKATFSLPEFTEIKNMLAKSEKGILYRDDKDFSIKDSILSISKKKGFERFSEVINLLRKLSEIKEYDSLSLGNLKHSEANRDENRLNKCIEYISENYHSKIELETISDIANLTPNSFCRYFKKRTTKTFSQYVSDVRLNKACQLLLETNNNIEVIAYESGYNSLSNFNNQFFRKFGFSPKEYRGMNK
- a CDS encoding glucose-6-phosphate isomerase family protein gives rise to the protein MSEIIKPYDTEVSYLNDKIQGKAVNFLTRNFDNIKDIFEDASSLTEEDKAKIAYEVESFLPEEEGTEGGLFFGMTRLMPGKVGEEYNMTKGHFHSKIATAEFYWGIEGEGLLLLMDENRKVSAQKVYPGSLNYVPRNIAHRMVNVGEKVLAFGACWPSDAGHNYGTIATDGFAAKVIEQDGKPVIIKKD
- a CDS encoding ROK family protein, whose translation is METYIGIDIGGTRIKIGAIINDELMDSKIVDVESKNKFESMIESVEVAIDEICANLNISAKEVAGIGVTFPGIVDAKQSKVIATNDKYDSAKAFDWKKWVAEKYNNCSFYINNDAKLAAVGEWKYGAGRGTTDMAMITLGTGVGSGVISDNRMLGGKHGQAGNLGGHLTVKFDGDTCSCGNKGCIEAQASTDVLERLYKEYSEGKDSSLAKEEKVDFKAIFTHAAEGDLVASELRDYCMNVWGAGVVNHIHAYDPEVVVLGGGIMNSKDVILPHIKGYVDAYAWTPWNDVKIVEASMLDNAAVFGAVYMCKNQ
- a CDS encoding class I mannose-6-phosphate isomerase, whose product is MGKYLGNRKPNYDKTPAVIIERENKSLILGWNDIVENLKADLAKVEKSNQVLVLDTYQGVYDEEIIGAVKGIEHSLFINAADLMMSAEEVDTLVYPDVTDDAIFGYLTRLKIEKFFNEEKIAEAKAQIAAAEGTVIVYGIGAALACDTPDLLVYADMARWEIQMRMRKDEVNNFGVENNELKFALQYKRSFFVDWRVIDRHKKTLMNKWDYVLDTNKAEEPKMLSGDVLASGMQKAVETPFRLVPFFDPGPWGGQWMKEVVDLDKDSENYAWCFDCVPEENSLCFQFGEHQFEIPSINLVFDKPAELMGAKVHGRFGDEFPIRFDFLDTMGGGNLSLQVHPLTEYIQQEFGMHYTQDESYYMLEAEEGANVYLGLKEGVNPQEMLNDLNHAQETGEEFPAEKHAGMFPAKKHDHFLIPAGTVHCSGAGSMVLEISATPYIFTFKLYDWGRMGLDGKPRPINIKHGEKVIDWNRTENWTKEHLVNAITPIAKGDGWEEEKTGLHEREFIETRRHWFTKEVLHKRTGSVDVINLVEGREAIIESPTGKFEPFVVHYAETFVLPVEAGDYTIRPYGEAEGTKCGTLKAFVRTEA
- a CDS encoding glucose-6-phosphate isomerase family protein, with the translated sequence MSKMVDPGFGIKPTVNPMGFEYAEGVFGPEVENRTIDSIRQSLKDPNCEGPETVYSIAMDVGKEEHKSTLDELHLLYGVVTYAAGSLGVEPIRSQGHIHKKSPLTQCSTPEVYEIWSGKAIIYMQEYAEDNPGRCFAVVAEPGEVVIVPPNWAHATISADPTQPLTFGAWCDREYGFEYDGVRAHKGIAWFPMYNENNEIVWEANNMYEKSELIVKSPREYADLNIVKGEPIYKTFENDNRAFDYVVDPKLKKEVWENYIP